The Vicia villosa cultivar HV-30 ecotype Madison, WI unplaced genomic scaffold, Vvil1.0 ctg.000163F_1_1, whole genome shotgun sequence DNA window ATGTCTAGTTCCAAGCTTAATATCATGGCTGATCTATCGGGTTTCAAGATAGGTTCTCAGCCTTTTTCCTACCTTGGCGTCCCGATTTTTAAAGGTAAACCGAGAGCTGTGTTTTTACAACCTATAGCAGACAAAATCATAAATAAACTGTCTTCATGGAAAGGTTCTCTGCTGTCCTTTGTTGGTAGGGTGGAATTAGTGAAGTCCTCTATTCAAGGGATGTTATCTCATAGCATGTCCATTTATTCGTGGCCGATTTCTCTTATTCGTCGTCTGGAGCGTGCGGTTAAGTGTTTTATTTGGAGTGGTGCAGGGGCGGTTCTAGagcccagctagcccgggcacgcgcccgggctttatcccgggctcaacccctattttctttgtactcctcTAACTTAATAGTCAATTTTTAGACAAAACTAtaggcaaaattaataaaaaatagggtgtaaaaattaaaacagatgaataattaGTGGGGTAAATCTTTTGCCCAGGCTGTCTAAAATTCCTAGCTCCGCCACTGGAGTGGTGATTCCAATAAAACCAAAGTGGTTACCGTGGCTTGGAGTGATATGTGTCTTCCTACTGATGAAGGCGGCCTCGGGCTGCGATCTTTAGTTAAGCTTAATGAAGCTTCGAATCTTAAGCTGGCTTgggatcttctttcttcttcgGATTCCTGGGCCATCCTTATGAGGCAGAGAGTTATGAGAAAACACAAGATCATTAATCATCATATCTTCTCTTCCATTTGGTCTAGCGTCAAATCGGAGATGCCCTCTGTTCTTGCTAACTCTTCTTGGTGCCTGGGCAATGGTAAGGATATTAGCTTATGGTATGCTAATTGGTGTGGTGCGCCGCTGTTTAGTAGCTTCACTGACCTGACGTCGATTAAGGATCAAAAGGTAAGCAGTATCATTGTTAATGGCAATTGGGACTTTTCTAAAGCTGACACTATCATTCCTCCTTATATGCAAGTGCAAATTTCTAAATGTCACATTCCTATATAGCCCTTGCAGGATAGGCGTGTTTGGTCTCACTCTCAGTTTGGTGATTTATCTGCAAAGCTTGCGTATGAGTTTAAGCGGCTTAACGGTAATCGGAAGGACTGGTGGCGGTGGATTTAGGCCAAATCTATACCTCCGTCAAAATCTTGTTTGGTTTGGAGACTTTTGCATCGGAAGGTGCCAATGGATGAGCAATGGAGACGTCGGAATTTCTCTATGGTTTCCAAATGTGGCTTGTGTTGTGCAGCAGAAGAAACCGATCAACACCTTTTTTTCGATTGTGAATATGCCTCTTGCCTTTGGAAATGGCTGCAAAACATTCTCAATCTTCCCTTTCCTATCTCCGGATGGCCCGACATTTGGAGCATTTGTAGAAGGTCGTTTTCTGCCCAATGCAAAACGCTCTCGACAGCGGctttcattttcatcttcaatGCAATTTGGATGGCTAGGAACAAGGTTAGATTCCATAACATGTTCTGTTCTAtttcttcctccatttcttaTATTCTTGACGCTGTCTCCTTAGCGGGGAATTGTTCCTCTGTTAGTTCTTATATCAACATGGAAGATTTTATGATTATCAAGAGTTTCGATGTCTCTATCCGTCCGCCTAGAGCTCCGAATATATTGGAGGTTATTTGGAAGCCCCCTCCTAATGATTGGTTCAAAATTAATTGTGA harbors:
- the LOC131624789 gene encoding uncharacterized protein LOC131624789 — encoded protein: MVNIDATSPEQRGFIHGRHIHDYNALASEAFNMLDSKAWCGNLAFKVDITKAFDTLDWRFLLKVLQKFGFNSKFCEWINIILNSANLSININGALSGFFKCSRGVRQGDPLSPLLFCLAEEVLSRLLNQVVSSHKLELIKGPNNSLVPSHILYADDILIFCKGKISNVRTLISTFQAYAAVSGQVVNCDKSFIFGGAMSSSKLNIMADLSGFKIGSQPFSYLGVPIFKGKPRAVFLQPIADKIINKLSSWKGSLLSFVGRVELVKSSIQGMLSHSMSIYSWPISLIRRLERAVKCFIWSGAGALRHWSGDSNKTKVVTVAWSDMCLPTDEGGLGLRSLVKLNEASNLKLAWDLLSSSDSWAILMRQRVMRKHKIINHHIFSSIWSSVKSEMPSVLANSSWCLGNGKDISLWYANWCGAPLFSSFTDLTSIKDQKPLQDRRVWSHSQFGDLSAKLAYEFKRLNAEETDQHLFFDCEYASCLWKWLQNILNLPFPISGWPDIWSICRRSFSAQCKTLSTAAFIFIFNAIWMARNKVRFHNMFCSISSSISYILDAVSLAGNCSSVSSYINMEDFMIIKSFDVSIRPPRAPNILEVIWKPPPNDWFKINCDGAATLSGLSGCGGIARNSDGVFLGAFASCLDGANSLTAELYGAILAIEFAFVRNWNNIWLETDSTAVVKAFNSPHKVPWQVRNRWLNCINIVTNWNFLVSHIFREGNSCTDALVNHGLTLPDYTFFSSIPSFLRADFVKNRLGMPFFRFVSF